A genomic segment from Aspergillus chevalieri M1 DNA, chromosome 7, nearly complete sequence encodes:
- a CDS encoding uncharacterized protein (COG:S;~EggNog:ENOG410PK7F), translating to MPAVSLITREWLHSSFNLCVPVTIENWKRKPQSGQRLIVRFPLPYHFGEAFRPGNADEKICCEAGTYTWLQQNCPDVPIPWLYGFATSTGGTFTHVDSPPFFLKTRPLALEVQDPENEDIPTDIPRDYTYNTVDSYVTDVLGMHDSRIQHQPNAINDINDFIYQISALIAIRATFPTFFCGELRRGPFVFALTGIYQSDVLVDKDWHITSTIDLEWGCSQPN from the exons ATGCCTGCCGTATCGCTAATCACGAGGGAATGGCTTCATAGCAGCTTCAATCTGTGCGTTCCGGTTACCATCGAGAATTGGAAACGGAAACCGCAATCTGGGCAGCGCTTGATCGTTCGTTTTCCTCTTCCGTATCACTTCGGCGAAGCCTTTCGGCCTGGAAACGCTGATGAGAAGATTTGCTGCGAGGCGGGGACTTATACATGGCTTCAGCAGAATTGTCCTGATGTGCCGATTCCGTGGTTGTATGGGTTCGCGACGTCTACGGGTGGAACG TTTACTCACGTCGATAGTCCCCCGTTCTTT CTGAAAACCCGTCCTCTTGCTCTGGAGGTCCAGGACCCGGAGAACGAGGATATTCCGACTGACATACCACGAGACTACACTTACAACACTGTTGACTCGTACGTGACAGATGTCCTAGGAATGCATGATAGCCGCATCCAACACCAACCCAATGCAATCAATGATATCAACGATTTCATTTACCAAATATCCGCCCTGATAGCAATCCGAGCGACATTCCCAACATTCTTCTGCGGAGAACTGCGCCGTGGGCCTTTCGTCTTTGCTCTAACAGGCATCTACCAAAGTGACGTCCTTGTTGATAAAGACTGGCACATCACCTCAACTATTGATTTGGAATGGGGCTGCTCTCAACCAAATTGA
- a CDS encoding uncharacterized protein (COG:S;~EggNog:ENOG410PJVP;~InterPro:IPR021858) has product MITDMDSQNLTARSLAPGNHEQVLPMLAKPAAWACPTTTPPSTTTPPTTSPTPPSTASSTANTSNVASASPEQQNTRPPPATTGITGTTQNPNAISKLRKPRKANNAGGRSSSTLFWVHTDPQSASEGTREETLKRIRSHVMSEHNRKKRENTKRYSSSKTWKHLAFQPVETTATAAVGNGGGKASSRSPPARGKSSPGSKRTSPTATTEEVDDSPGTQDEVVNAIVKDTGDVVAAQPWTYLGQGAKDPFSMAHTQLSDRMFHHLQNFLSNLTHQAYPLQHRSGPKLEAHWASLVRDDPASLHASICVAASSTALQTGEFPIIDPSKQASSALVIDAFHHRGETIRLVNEGLSDPIKAASDELIAAVSILLTIEIASGNPDYVKIHLAGLRQMVALRSSFADVPPDVRFQISWTDIRVACMAFTKPIFPFLRSPRPTTFSVIPPTDEVSLLASRFISLIETSPGAFGPEMCSTIYDLRELTWYAEWIKGPQLQSHNFTDETEDYFNNEVLHVEYSLHRDRYTPAGQAKGDASLEGCVRLACLLFHNTAIWDFYPMMGPVFNKPIAALRMALESTIAAGDYHTPSPSPDNQERGKGKEDLLIWLLFIGTCSSQILPNERSFFINGLAAAVRMEGIGTWQELRGLLMRFYYVDRKYLGVLRGVWDEIMSMSMSYDPVV; this is encoded by the exons ATGATTACGGATATGGATAGCCAGAATCTCACCGCGCGGTCGCTTGCCCCCGGCAATCACGAACAGGTTCTGCCCATGCTAGCCAAGCCCGCTGCGTGGGCTTGTCCGACTACAACTCCTCCCAGTACTACTACACCTCCCACTACGAGTCCTACACCCCCATCCACAGCATCCTCCACAGCAAACACGTCGAACGTCGCAAGCGCATCGCCAGAACAACAAAACACAAGACCTCCACCAGCCACCACTGGCATTACCGGCACCACCCAGAACCCCAACGCCATCTCCAAACTGCGCAAGCCTCGCAAAGCCAACAATGCAGGCGGCCGCTCAAGCTCAACGCTCTTCTGGGTCCACACGGACCCTCAGTCTGCCTCTGAGGGCACGCGCGAGGAAACCCTGAAACGGATCCGATCGCACGTCATGTCCGAACATAATCGCAAGAAGCGCGAGAACACGAAGCGGTATAGCAGCAGCAAGACGTGGAAGCATCTGGCGTTCCAGCCCGTTGAGACGACGGCTACGGCGGCTGTTGGGAATGGGGGTGGGAAGGCAAGTAGTCGGTCCCCTCCTGCGCGTGGGAAGAGTTCGCCTGGTTCGAAACGGACGAGCCCGACTGCGACGACGGAGGAGGTGGATGATAGTCCGGGGACGCAGGATGAGGTCGTGAATGCGATTGTGAAGGATACTGGGGATGTTGTGGCTGCGCAGCCGTGGACGTATCTTGGCCAGGGTGCTAAAGATCCGTTTAGCATGGCGCATACGCAGCTGTCAGATCGCATGTTCCATCATCTTCAAAATT TCCTCTCCAACTTGACCCACCAAGCATATCCACTCCAACACCGCTCAGGACCCAAACTTGAGGCGCACTGGGCGTCGTTAGTACGGGATGACCCGGCATCGCTGCATGCAAGTATATGCGTTGCGGCATCGAGCACGGCCCTGCAGACGGGGGAGTTTCCTATCATTGATccaagcaagcaagcctCGAGTGCCTTGGTTATCGATGCTTTCCATCATCGGGGGGAGACTATTCGACTGGTGAATGAGGGTTTGTCGGATCCGATTAAGGCAGCTAGTGATGAGTTGATTGCCGCCGTGTCGATTTTACTTACTATTGAG ATTGCGTCCGGGAACCCCGACTATGTCAAAATCCATCTTGCAGGATTGCGACAGATGGTCGCGCTCCGAAGTAGCTTTGCCGATGTCCCACCTGACGTCCGGTTCCAGATCTCATG GACCGACATCCGCGTAGCTTGCATGGCATTCACAAAACCCATCTTCCCATTCCTCCGCTCCCCCCGCCCAACAACCTTCTCCGTAATCCCCCCAACGGACGAAGTCTCCCTCCTCGCCTCACGCTTCATTTCCCTAATCGAAACCTCGCCGGGCGCCTTCGGCCCCGAAATGTGCAGCACCATCTACGACCTCCGCGAACTAACCTGGTATGCGGAATGGATCAAGGGCCCACAGTTGCAATCACACAACTTCACCGACGAAACAGAAGACTACTTCAACAACGAAGTCCTGCACGTGGAATACTCCCTCCACCGCGACCGCTACACCCCCGCCGGCCAAGCAAAAGGCGACGCGTCCCTCGAGGGCTGCGTCCGCCTTGCCTGCCTTTTATTCCACAACACCGCCATCTGGGACTTCTACCCAATGATGGGCCCCGTCTTCAACAAACCCATTGCTGCGCTCCGGATGGCTCTCGAATCCACCATCGCCGCAGGCGACTACCACaccccttccccttcccctgACAACCAAGAGCGCggcaaaggaaaagaagaccTCCTGATATGGCTGCTCTTCATCGGCACGTGCAGCAGTCAGATCCTGCCCAATGAGCGGTCGTTCTTCATCAATGGCCTCGCGGCCGCAGTCAGGATGGAAGGGATTGGCACGTGGCAGGAGCTCAGGGGGCTGCTGATGCGGTTTTATTACGTGGACCGCAAGTACCTGGGCGTGTTGAGGGGGGTTTGGGACGAGATTATGAGTATGAGTATGAGTTATGACCCGGTCGTGTAG
- a CDS encoding acetate uptake transporter family protein (COG:S;~EggNog:ENOG410PGY4;~InterPro:IPR000791;~PFAM:PF01184;~TransMembrane:6 (i84-105o117-136i148-167o187-204i211-231o243-263i);~go_component: GO:0016021 - integral component of membrane [Evidence IEA]) has product MSAENQFEKDVGPAANNDTINQNGDGSGAPAAPILSAEEHEVARAAARFGYGPLSHVNTAEARLPPFGGEFQPGLYKPVEGRKFANPAPLGLSAFALTTFVLSAINMGARNITEPNIVVGLAFGYGGLVQLLAGMWEMAIGNTFGATALSSYGGFWLSFAIVLTPGGFEIMSSLEEAGGATMWNNSFGLYLMGWFIFTTILLFCTLRSTVAFFLLFFFLDLTFLLLGIGYIQRDSQNQPNKPVLMAGGFFGLLAAFAAWYNALAGLADNSNSFFIIPVAHFPWSPTGRTRRGKTDREQA; this is encoded by the exons ATGTCCGCCGAAAACCAATTCGAAAAGGACGTTGGCCCTGCTGCCAACAACGACACCATCAACCAGAACGGCGACGGTAGCGGTGCTCCCGCGGCTCCCATTCTGTCTGCCGAGGAGCATGAGGTTGCCCGTGCTGCTGCCCGTTTCGGCTACGGTCCTCTGTCGCACGTCAACACTGCTGAGGCCCGTCTGCCCCCGTTCGGTGGTGAATTCCAACCCGGTCTGTACAAGCCGGTTGAGGGTCGCAAGTTCGCCAACCCAGCTCCTCTGGGCCTGTCGGCTTTCGCCTTGACCACTTTCGTGCTTTCGGCTATCAACATGGGTGCTCGTAACATTACTGAGCCCAACATTGTCGTTGGTCTGGCTTTCGGTTATGGTGGTCTTGTCCAGTTGCTTGCTGGCATGTG GGAAATGGCTATCGGTAACACCTTCGGTGCGACCGCGCTCTCGTCTTACGGTGGTTTCTGGCTCTCGTTCGCCATTGTCTTGACTCCTGGTGGTTTCGAGATCATGAGCTCGTTGGAGGAAGCTGGTGGCGCTACCATGTGGAACAACTCATTCGGTCTGTACTTGATG GGCTGGTTTATCTTCACCACCATCCTGCTCTTCTGCACCCTCCGCTCCACTGTCGCCTTCTTCctgctgttcttcttccttgaccTTACCTTCCTCCTGCTCGGTATCGGTTACATCCAGCGTGACTCCCAGAACCAGCCCAACAAGCCCGTGCTCATGGCAGGTGGTTTCTTCGGTCTCCTCGCCGCCTTCGCCGCCTGGTACAACGCCCTTGCCGGTCTGGCcgacaacagcaacagcttCTTCATCATCCCTGTTGCTCACTTCCCTTGGTCGCCCACCGGTCGCACCCGCCGTGGCAAGACCGACCGTGAGCAGGCTTAA
- a CDS encoding uncharacterized protein (COG:S;~EggNog:ENOG410PPF7;~InterPro:IPR017956;~go_function: GO:0003677 - DNA binding [Evidence IEA]): MNPNREERLQMRQRGAASRKTKEVDFGFSFGLAPAIPEAPPQQPTTAPAPAPEPAPQPQTQPAPQPPLSSPKTSLPGSQGSQRTPSSVRNARPQRPSTFDIPPDDDEIELPRSAKRRKIETPTKIGRLGAKSRQPRPQPTESRRNGDPMVAVVEKPNGMPGSVPAHDKKELANEAPVSAPTDVPQVQPEVNGADKAQTTEAAPSQEASQIQEPQKIQQPQEPQPQEQPAPEAPQAQPVEAPVAASQEQEPAQEPHVPQEPPQERPQRTSPPRDAKEKRRKRDSQEQPDGVAEAAPETRPTQPQGETPPQRTISPGQDAKGKRKRRESPQEKAPAEPKPGADAQRATSPRQAEGKRGRRESEEQAVTDVYTKEPAQPSESAEAQRPSPHQANTKRRRLVSQEKAPEDTTAAATIEVQGPGPDTQDAPSKTQKRRGRPPASAREPQEQPEDVAEAITEKTQPTRPTEPEPEPEPDTPNAESKPAKRRGRPPAAQSSDKPGRDSDRRESPEEKPREDTTAEAATEEVQAPEPDTQDAAPKKRRGRPPASAREPQEQPAEPEPDTQDTAPKKRRGRPSAVQPPSDEGKEPEREVFDEAAPEARGRRGRNRRESKDMEEPGEEIEEPQPDDTETRPTPKLGKRGRPAKRTVQVEQESEEPEQPEQEPEQEPEQAEPSRPDDTQTTEQTERPTRKKRTPRGETVPVTVHRLANITTLGRAPIYDSSESESDSSADELTQRTKHPTRGGVNQADVLNQICRETLEKTLTTLRTGITNETNPQRKAEWTRKKKAVEAFGSELEGRLLEMSEILDSNFVLGVQLRRAKREMMEMRSRLYHVRREREGIAVRTDSVRRRHAEEESGRMARTNINNSLHGLELAVERQRPGEEDEAPTSGLEYLVRAVGEEVSSRGDGGLLNRIKAFNAELERAARWLES, translated from the exons ATGAATCCCA ATCGAGAGGAGCGGCTGCAAATGCGGCAACGCGGAGCAGC ATCACGAAAGACGAAAGAAGTCGATTTCGGATTCTCCTTTGGATTAGCCCCCGCGATTCCTGAAGCGCCGCCGCAACAGCCCACGACTGCTCCGGCACCGGCACCAGAACCGGCACCGCAACCACAAACACAACCTGCGCCTCAACCCCCGCTGTCATCGCCAAAGACAAGTCTACCAGGATCGCAAGGCAGCCAGCGGACACCGAGCAGCGTGCGAAATGCACGACCGCAGAGACCGTCGACGTTTGATATCCCgccggatgatgatgagattGAGCTTCCTCGGAGCGCTAAGCGGCGGAAAATTG AGACGCCTACGAAGATAGGGCGATTAGGTGCGAAGAGTCGACAGCCCCGACCCCAACCGACTGAGTCGCGACGAAACGGTGATCCTATGGTTGCTGTGGTGGAGAAGCCGAACGGTATGCCGGGTAGCGTACCTGCTCACGACAAGAAGGAACTGGCAAATGAGGCTCCCGTTTCTGCTCCGACAGATGTACCACAAGTACAACCGGAGGTGAATGGTGCAGACAAGGCACAGACTACCGAAGCGGCACCATCACAGGAAGCATCACAAATACAAGAACCGCAAAAAATTCAGCAGCCGCAAGAACCTCAGCCACAAGAGCAGCCAGCGCCGGAAGCACCTCAAGCACAACCCGTCGAGGCACCAGTCGCGGCATCACAAGAGCAAGAACCCGCGCAAGAACCACATGTGCCGCAAGAACCGCCACAAGAGCGACCACAACGGACATCACCACCTCGAGACGCAAAAGAGAAACGAAGAAAGCGGGACTCTCAAGAACAACCAGACGGTGTCGCAGAAGCAGCCCCCGAGACAAGACCAACACAACCTCAGGGCGAAACACCACCACAACGTACAATATCCCCCGGTCAAGATGCAAAAGGCAAACGAAAGCGTCGAGAGTCCCCGCAAGAGAAAGCTCCAGCGGAACCAAAACCAGGTGCAGACGCGCAACGAGCAACATCGCCACGCCAGGCGGAAGGAAAACGGGGACGACgcgaatcagaggagcagGCCGTCACAGATGTATATACAAAAGAACCCGCTCAACCATCGGAATCAGCAGAAGCACAACGACCATCGCCACATCAAGCGAACACAAAACGACGGCGTCTGGTATCTCAAGAGAAGGCTCCGGAAGATACTACGGCAGCTGCTACAATAGAGGTACAAGGACCGGGACCCGATACTCAGGATGCACCTTCGAAAACGCAAAAGCGAAGAGGGCGGCCACCGGCATCTGCTCGAGAACCTCAAGAGCAACCGGAGGATGTCGCAGAAGCAATTACAGAAAAGACCCAGCCTACTCGTCCAACAGAACCTGAACCCGAACCCGAACCAGACACTCCGAATGCAGAATCGAAGCCCGCGAAACGACGAGGTCGACCGCCGGCTGCTCAGTCTTCTGACAAACCTGGGAGGGATTCGGATCGTCGTGAATCTCCAGAGGAAAAGCCCCGAGAGGATACTACGGCAGAAGCAGCCACTGAAGAGGTGCAAGCACCGGAACCAGACACTCAAGACGCTGCACCAAAGAAACGACGAGGTCGGCCACCTGCATCTGCTCGTGAACCTCAAGAGCAACCAGCAGAACCCGAACCGGATACCCAGGATACAGCACCGAAGAAGCGACGGGGCCGACCATCCGCTGTCCAACCGCCTTCTGACGAGGGTAAAGAACCTGAGAGGGAGGTCTTTGACGAAGCGGCACCAGAAGCCCGCGGACGACGGGGGAGAAACAGACGTGAATCGAAAGATATGGAAGAGCCTGGCGAGGAGATTGAGGAACCTCAACCAGATGATACAGAAACCCGCCCAACACCAAAGCTTGGAAAAAGAGGTCGTCCAGCTAAGAGGACTGTTCAAGTTGAGCAGGAGTCTGAAGAAcctgagcagcctgagcAGGAACCTGAGCAGGAACCTGAACAAGCTGAACCTTCTAGGCCAGATGACACACAAACTACGGAGCAGACAGAACGACCTACACGAAAGAAACGCACTCCCCGCGGCGAAACCGTCCCAGTAACAGTCCACCGCCTCGCTAACATCACCACCCTCGGCCGCGCCCCTATCTACGACTCCTCCGAAAGCGAATCAGACTCCTCCGCCGACGAACTCACCCAACGAACCAAACACCCCACCCGCGGCGGCGTCAACCAAGCCGACGTCCTCAACCAAATCTGCCGCGAAACGCTCGAAAAGACCCTCACAACACTACGAACCGGCATCACGAACGAAACCAACCCGCAACGCAAAGCAGAATGGACGCGCAAGAAAAAAGCCGTGGAAGCGTTCGGATCAGAGCTGGAAGGCCGACTGCTCGAAATGAGCGAGATCCTCGATAGCAACTTCGTCCTGGGCGTGCAGCTGCGTCGCGCTAAGCGCGAGATGATGGAGATGCGGAGTCGGCTGTACCATGTGCGGCGGGAGCGCGAGGGTATCGCCGTACGGACGGATAGTGTTCGACGGCGGCatgcggaggaggagagtgGGCGGATG GCCCGGACAAACATCAACAACAGCTTGCACGGCCTCGAGCTTGCCGTAGAGCGTCAGCGCCCGggtgaagaagacgaagcgCCGACCAGTGGACTGGAATATCTGGTGCGAGCGGTGGGGGAGGAGGTCAGCTCGCGTGGTGACGGGGGATTACTGAACCGGATCAAAGCGTTTAACGCGGAGTTGGAGAGGGCGGCGCGATGGTTGGAGTCGTGA
- a CDS encoding uncharacterized protein (COG:S;~EggNog:ENOG410PJT9) yields the protein MGWFWGNSNKDDPVKNLDPGLREYLEHEAPTKYVPTTQVPSPDPSKTVESPQSSQQLQSQSANESENHVPSASLFPDGRYAHLWKTYKPPEPEGAELKGAERVIGKEKDRKDTVHRAAMENCALEHEALTLCFQTGTWQKQLKARATMCSEENGTFSRCFTTQSKFLQALGYASAFDWDADREERVQMHADKLYHQMLDYEKKVEQAREAGLEPPPITSLFNPQAQTTTAQAQVSKDKAIEIPGGESIPAGFKPSKPLDQLTPHERELEIRAHNSQLEQRKLYMQEAAPFMKTQEDARLKRQEKMTSWFGETIGRWVT from the exons ATGGGCTGGTTCTGGGGAAATTCCAACAAAGACGATCCCGTCAAAAACCTCGACCCCGGGCTCCGCGAGTACCTCGAGCACGAAGCTCCCACCAAATACGTCCCGACAACACAAGTCCCCTCTCCAGACCCCTCCAAGACCGTCGAATCACCACAATCCTCCCAACAATTGCAATCACAGTCTGCAAATGAGTCTGAGAACCATGTCCCTTCCGCCTCTCTCTTCCCCGACGGCCGGTATGCGCACCTGTGGAAGACGTACAAGCCTCCGGAGCCGGAGGGCGCGGAACTCAAAGGCGCAGAGCGGGTGATTGGGAAAGAGAAGGATCGCAAGGATACAGTGCACCGGGCTGCGATGGAGAACTGTGCGTTGGAGCACGAGGCTTTGACGTTGTGTTTTCAGACGGGGACTTGGCAGAAGCAATTGAAGGCGAGGGCGACTATGTGTTCGGAGGAGAATGGTACTTTTTCGAGGTGTTTTACGACGCAGTCG AAATTCCTCCAAGCTCTAGGATACGCCTCCGCATTCGACTGGGACgcagacagagaagagcggGTCCAGATGCACGCGGACAAGCTCTACCACCAAATGCTGGACTACGAAAAGAAAGTCGAACAGGCACGAGAAGCTGGCCTCGAACCACCACCCATCACCTCCCTCTTCAACCCGCAGGCACAGACTACCACCGCACAGGCCCAGGTCTCCAAGGATAAAGCCATCGAGATCCCCGGAGGAGAATCGATTCCGGCCGGATTCAAGCCGTCGAAACCGCTTGACCAGCTTACGCCTCACGAAAGGGAACTGGAAATCCGGGCGCATAACTCGCAGTTGGAGCAGAGGAAGTTGTACATGCAAGAAGCGGCGCCGTTCATGAAGACGCAGGAAGATGCGCGGTTAAAGAGACAGGAGAAGATGACGAGTTGGTTTGGAGAGACGATTGGACGATGGGTCACGTAG
- a CDS encoding putative chromatin assembly factor 1 subunit B (BUSCO:EOG092611HB;~COG:B,L;~EggNog:ENOG410PI7A;~InterPro:IPR024977,IPR036322,IPR019015,IPR015943, IPR001680,IPR017986;~PFAM:PF12894,PF09453,PF00400;~go_function: GO:0005515 - protein binding [Evidence IEA]) encodes MKATPLLIAWHNDNAPIYSVHFEPNGKGRLATAGNDNNVRLWKVDSNKEERKVTYLSTLVKHTQAVNVVRFSPKGEMLASAGDDGNVLLWVPSELQTQGGLGEDRSDDKETWRVKHMCRSSGAEIYDLAWSPDGVFIITGSMDNIARIYNAQTGQMVRQIAEHSHYVQGVAWDPLNEFVATQSSDRSVHIYSLKTKDGQFTLTSHGKFLKMDLPAKRIPSSSPAPEPTSKPAPTSSAAITSPAPSTPGTPLASNLPMDPPPVSHSRRSSFGSSPSFRRSASPAASSLPLPAVKPLEAASPSINTLGIKNANLYANETFTSFFRRLTFTPDGSLLLTPAGQYKTSHVSPTDPSKTTDDIINTVYVYTRGGFNKPPLTHLPGHKKPSVAVKCSPILYTLRQAPQPAKHITLDTSSGEDAFASLPEPVVATDSADKQSMEPPSNTKKAEGEGTPGSPSPVFSLPYRVVYAVATQDAVLVYDTQQQTPICVVSNLHFATFTDLTWSGDGLTLIMSSSDGFCSTLSFAPGELGQPHTATTAPQPVTSSATSNPLPTPTHAASPAAAPNQTSSVQVIPPASPARSNSTTPASSAPVINNPTPTLGSVPLVTATHSAQPPTLPLTTPPQTPMSSVSQNGSNSTTTANNTVLGKREESQDQQQQEQQPKKRRIAPTLVSTDGPDGGSDSAPAP; translated from the exons ATGAAGGCCACCCCATTGCTCATCGCATGGCACAACGACAATGCGCCCATCTACTCGGTTCATTTTGAGCCCAATGGCAAAGGCCGTCTAGCAACGGCTGGAAA TGACAATAACGTCCGA TTGTGGAAAGTGGATTCGAACAAGGAGGAGCGAAAGGTCACCTACCTGAGCACGCTCGTGAAGCACACCCAGGCCGTCAATGTGGTCCGGTTCAGTCCGAAAG GCGAGATGCTGGCATCTGCCGGAGATGATGGAAATGTCCTGCTCTGGGTACCGTCGGAGCTGCAAACACAAGGCGGGCTCGGAGAGGATCGATCGGACGACAAGGAAACCTGGCGCGTGAAGCATATGTGTCGGTCGTCGGGGGCAGAGATCTATGATTTGGCTTGGTCGCCTGATGGTGTGTTCATTATAACGGGGAGCATGGACAATATCGCCCGGATTTATAATGCGCAGACTG GACAAATGGTGCGGCAGATCGCAGAGCATTCGCATTATGTTCAAGGTGTTGCGTGGGATCCTCTCAATGAATTCGTGGCTACGCAGTCGTCGGATCGATCCGTCCATATTTACAGTCTCAAGACGAAGGATGGCCAGTTCACGCTTACTTCGCATGGGAAGTTTTTGAAGATGGATTTGCCGGCCAAGCGTATTCCTTCGAGCAGCCCGGCTCCAGAGCCCACGAGCAAGCCCGCGCCTACCAGTTCAGCGGCTATTACCTCGCCAGCTCCCTCAACGCCCGGGACCCCACTGGCTTCAAACTTGCCAATGGATCCCCCGCCTGTATCGCATAGTCGCCGATCATCGTTTGGCTCTTCTCCGTCGTTTCGTCGGTCAGCATCGCCTGCCGCATCATCCTTGCCACTGCCTGCGGTCAAACCGCTCGAGGCCGCGTCTCCTAGCATCAACACCCTAGGAATCAAGAACGCCAATCTATATGCCAACGAGACTTTTACGTCCTTCTTCAGGCGACTGACATTTACACCCGACGGAAGCCTCCTGTTAACGCCAGCGGGACAATATAAGACGTCGCACGTATCTCCTACCGATCCCTCAAAGACTACGGACGATATCATCAACACGGTCTATGTCTACACGCGCGGAGGTTTCAACAAACCGCCTCTTACGCATCTTCCAGGCCATAAGAAGCCATCCGTGGCAGTCAAATGCTCTCCTATACTCTATACCCTGAGACAAGCGCCTCAGCCTGCTAAGCATATCACTTTGGATACCTCGTCTGGAGAAGATGCATTTGCTTCTCTTCCTGAGCCGGTTGTCGCCACAGATTCTGCAGATAAGCAGTCTATGGAGCCACCGTCAAATACGAAGAAAGCAGAGGGCGAAGGCACTCCCGGCAGCCCAAGCCCAGTGTTTTCATTACCATATCGGGTTGTGTATGCTGTAGCCACACAAGATGCCGTTCTGGTATATGATACTCAACAGCAAACGCCGATATGTGTGGTCAGCAATCTGCATTTTGCAACCTTTACCGATCTGACATG GTCGGGTGACGGTCTTacattgatcatgagctcgTCTGATGGATTCTGCTCCACTCTTTCATTTGCACCCGGGGAACTGGGACAACCCCATACAGCCACGACGGCACCACAGCCTGTTACTTCGAGTGCAACATCCAACCCCctaccaacaccaacacatGCAGCCTCGCCCGCTGCCGCACCAAACCAAACCAGCTCGGTCCAGGTGATTCCCCCAGCTAGTCCGGCGCGCTCCAACTCCACCACCCCAGCATCATCCGCTCCCGTGATCAACAACCCTACACCAACACTTGGATCCGTCCCTCTGGTGACAGCAACTCACTCCGCACAACCACCTACTCTTCCTCTAACCACACCTCCGCAAACACCTATGTCATCTGTCTCGCAGAACGGATCAAACAGCACCACAACAGCAAACAACACCGTCCTCGGCAAAAGAGAGGAGAGTCAAGATCAGCAACAGCAGGAGCAACAACCGAAGAAGAGGCGGATAGCGCCGACTCTCGTCTCCACTGATGGTCCCGATGGTGGTAGTGATTCAGCTCCAGCTCCTTGA